The window AAAGGGATAAATATTCCATTCCATCGGGTCATATTTTTCATTGATCAATTGCAGGCATAATTTATAGGCACTCGAAATAATCGTACCCCCCGATTCTCGGGTACGAAAAAAGGTATCGTAATCAACCTCCCGCGCTACCGCATCATGAATGATATAGCGGGTTTCAATGCCGTGGTAATTATGTTTTAGCCAGGTGTCGATCCAAAAGGCCTCGGTACGCACAATCTCTTTTTGTTCACTGCCCATCGACCCTGAAACATCCATCATATATATAACAACCGCCTTGCGTTGCGGCAGTTCATTGGGTTTAAAAGACCGAAACCGTTTATCTTCTTTCACCGGCACAATAATGGGATTATCGGGGTCGTAAGCACCACTGATGATCTGCCGTTTAAGGGCCTCTTTATAGGTGCGTTTAAAATGTAACAATGAATTGGGACCGGATCGACGCATCGAAGAATAGCGGTTCGAACTTGCCAAGAGATTCGCGGATCCCTTGGGTTCGATTTTGGGGAGCTCTAATTCTTCGCCCAACAGTTGAGCCAGCTCTTCAAGACTAACTTCGACCTCTTCGATATGAAAACCCGGAGAATTGCCGGCCTTGTCGCCACCACTTTCGTCGCCATCACCCAAGGCTTCACCTTCTTTGCCATCGCCTTGGCCTACCCCCGATTGATTGGGGCCATAAGCAAAATGGGGAAGATCAATGGTGGGAATGGGAATGCTAACATACTTTTTGCCAATGCGGCCGATCAACTCGCCATTAGAAATATATTTGCGCAATTCTTTGCGTAGTTTGCCCCGAACGATTTCTTTATAGCGGCCGTAATCTTGTTCGATCTTCAGTGCCATAAACCCCTTTACTTCCTCTTCTCAATATCTCCTCTCGCAAAAATGCTTGCCACATAGTTCAACACGTCGGTTGCCGATTTTTCGTTGTAACCATAATTTTTGATCAAGCGCGATTTGACCACGTCGATCTTTTCTTGCGTATCTTTATCAACAACATTGGTCACTAAACTGGTGAGCTTAATGGAATCTTTTTGATCTTCAAACAATTTCAATTCCAAGGCTTTATGCAAACGCTCATTTTTGCGGTAATCAAAGGTTTTGCCATCAATGGCCAGCGCACCAATATAGTTCATGATCTCTCGACGAAAGTCATCTTTACGCGACTCTGCAATGTCGATCTTTTCTTCAATCGAGCGCATCAACCGCTCATCGGGTTCTTCATATTGCCCCGTATATTTATTGCGCACCTTTTCTTTTTGCGTGTAGGCCTTTACATTATCAATGTAATTGCCACACAAGCGGCTAATGGCCTCTTCATCGGCGCAAATGGCCCGCTGCACTTCGTTCTTCACAATATCCTCATATTCATCTTTAACCACCGAGAGGAGCTCGATGTAGCGTTTCCTTTGTTCTTGATTTTTGATGAGCGAATGATGACGCAAACCACTTTCTAATTCGTTAAGCACCATAAAGGGGTTAATATAACCTTCGTTTTCTTCCTTCACTAAAGAATTGGAAAGTTTATCTTGAATGTAACGAGGCGAAATACCATCGAGACCCTCGCGTTGTGCCTCTTTACGTAACTCTTTGATATTATCTTCGGTAAACCCGGCCAAATTCTTGCCATCGTATAATTTCAATTTTTGCAACAAGGTAAGATTGGCATTTTTGGGTTCTTCTAAACGGGTCAGCACCGCCCACATACTAGCCACTTGCAGAGTATGCGGTGCAATGTGAATGCCTTCAATGCGATGCGGGCCAAAATCTTTTTCATATACTTTGATTTCGTCGCTCACCCGGGTAACGTAGGGAATATCAACCTTTACCGTTCGGTCGCGTAAGGCCTCCATAAATTCATTGTTCTGTAATTTGCGATATTCCGGCTCATTGGTGTGACCAATGATGACTTCATCGATATCGGTTTGGGCAAATTTTTTGGGTTTTACCACATGTTCTTGGCTGGCCCCCAAAAGATCATAAAGAAAGGCCACATCGAGTTTGAGAATTTCGACAAATTCAATAATCCCACGATTGGCAATATTAAATTCGCCATCAAAATTAAAGGCCCGCGGGTCGGATTCACTGCCGTATTCCGCAATTTTGCGATAATTAATATCACCCGTTAATTCAGTCGAATCTTGGTTTTTTTCGTCTTTGGGTTGAAAGGTGCCAATGCCCACTCGATCTTTTTCGGAAAGAATGAGTCGTTTCACCCGCACGTGATTTTCAACCATCTTGGCCCAATCGCCTTTATAATAATGCATGAGTTCTTTAAAAATATACCGGCAAGGTGGAGACAGATCTCCCTCGATTAAAATGCGATGTTCACAAAGCCCTGAGGCAGTGATTTTATCTTCGATTTCTTTACGCAAATGGGGGGGAATTAAACGCAGTGGTTCTTCGTGCATGGGAGAAGGGATCACCTCGCTGTTGCCAAATAAATAACGCAAGTCTTCGTTGCCATTACGCCGCCATTCAAAAGTATAAAGCGGACCCTCTGGAGTTTTGGAATAGGCTTCAATGCCTTTTTTCAACAAACGAGTGATCGTGCTCTTGGCCGAACCCACCGGCCCATGTAAAAGAAAAATCCGCTTTTCAGTGCCATAGCGCTTGGCCGCAGACTTGAACAAATGCACCAACTTCATTAAATGAAGATCAATGCCATAAACCGCGTCTTTGCCTTTATCGAAAGGGTCGCTAAAAAATTTATAACGCACAATTTTCTTTTTATACTCTGCGTACTCCTCAGTACCATGAGATATAATCATGTCGTAAACCCGCTGAAAGGCCGTGCGCCCCACTTTCGGGTTTTGAATGACGAGATCAAGATAATCGGCAAAACTGCCTTCCCAATTCAAATCTTGAAAGGCACGGAGATCTTGCTTCTCCTTAAGATAGGACATTAGATTCGACTGAACCATGAACCACCTCCCACAATTGGCAGAACTACTCAAAAATTCTCTTGTCGCAACGCGCTCTCAATCCAATTAGATTTTCAAAGTTTCCCATAGGGCGAGAATGACACAGTGCTGCAATTACTTAATATCATTATGACATATTAGAAATGAGAAAAAAAGACTTTTTAAAAAACAAAACGCCCCCAAAGGGGGGCGTTTCTTTGAACTAAGCGGTATACTTCGCTAATGAAGGTTAGCGAGTCCAGTTCGATCGTTCATATTTATTGAAAGAGGGTTTTTTGGCCTTATGAGTAGGCTTGGCCACCTCTTGGGGATTTTCTCGTTGGTATTTCCCCACATGTTTGAGCGATTGCTTTTCTGACGATGTTTGCTGCTCAATACGCATAATTTGATATTTGTTTTGATAGGGGCGCGCCAAGGCAGCTGATGCCACCAGGCTGGTTGCCACTGCGAAAGTTACAATGAATGTTGATAAGCGTTTCATAAAGACTCCTAGTTTTTTATAAAAATTAAATTACAAAGACACGTTACTTAACGTAAAACTTAAAATGGGAGGAAGGGGCTCAACAAAGAAAGCTTACTTTGAGTAAAAAAAGTGGCGGGGAATGAAATGTACCACGAACCACTGACACATCACCAAACTCACGAACGACAGAGCTAGCCGCTAATTCAACCGGAACAGCATGTAGAGAAAGATACCCATCAGAAGTTAACTTAGCCTCTTGACTCGAGACGGGGGCAGCAGGAATGGGTTTAACCGAGGTGCAACAACAGGCCCTGACCTGGGTTTGTTGCTGTTCACTCACAGTATTACTGTAAGCCTGTGAACAATGGCGGGTGTCTGAAAGACAATAATTCGAAAACCCGGCGGTCAAGAAAAAGACCGCTGCTAAACCTACTAGCTTCACTCCCTGGTTAGCAACACGACGGATCTTCATGGTTATAAGATAATCTTTCTACGGTTGGAAAACAAGGGCCAAAGGGATGATTCTCGTCATGTTTAGATTAGCCCCTTTCATAAAGGGCCTTGCCCAATTGAGCAAGATTTGAGGCTTTATAATTCAAGAGTTTGACCAAACAACACTTTTTTAGGGGGTCTTGGGCATTCATCATGTGCGGATCCATATTGGCAACCCATTGCAGCAACACCAGTACCTTCTCATGACTAAAATCGACGCTCTTTTTTTGACGCATTTCGTCACGAACCCCCGCTAGGGCTTGAGCCAAGGTATCATAAGGATTACCACCGTAAAAAAGTTCTGTGTAATAAGCATTCAATTCGCTAAATTTTTTAAAATCTTGAACGATGGGGCGTTGCTTTAAATCAATTAAGTGGCCTAATTCGTGCGCCTCAATGCTGTGAATTCGGCTGGCTAAAAACGCTTGGGTAAATTTTGCCCGGGCCTGCTCGGAAATCGAAGCGCCCTTCCAACTTTGTTGATAGGTTTTATACCAGGCCAAAAATTCAAAAGACTCCTGCAAATGCCTTAAAACCTGGTTTTGCCGGTGACTAAGTGAAACTCTTTTTTCCAAAAGAGCCTGTTCTAGTTCTAATAAATCTTGAGGAGCCGGTAGCAGCTGCTCGGAGGCAATCGAATTTATTTTTGCAAATCGAGCAAATAACTCTTCGGCCTCTTTTTCTAAAAAGGCTGTGTTAAGCATAACATGGTATTGAATCTTATCTTGTTGGTGACTCAAAGTACTCTCACCATCATAAGCCAAAGAAGCATCGACAACGATTTGTAATTGATAATCGATGGTTTGGTTCCAAAGCATACGGGATTTATGCTGGATGGCTATGGGATTCGATAAGGCCCAACTAAAATTGGGGCTTATCCAAAAGAACAAACTGAAAAGATAGAGGCCTAACTTCTTCATGCCTGTAAGGGTTTTGCAAGTGTCATGCCAGAGCCTAAAGGAGTTTAATAATAAAATTACTATTAAATTCAATAGTTTACAATTTTAAGTCAAAGCCGTTTCGATGGGGGTGGGGAAAGGAGTGCCCATTTGCTAAGCACCTGCCCTAAAAACGATCATTTGTATTTGTGCGAAGTCTTTTCGAGGTAGGGAGAGGCCAATGAAGAGCCTTTTAGCGCAGAAGGGCGGCCGTAGGAGGTTCAAAAAATCCTATTATTTTTTTGAATTAGAGGATGACGGAGGAATACTCTAATTCAAAAAAAATAAAGGATTTTTTGGACCGACTAGGCCGACCGGGCGCGGGCTCTTCATTGGCCTCTCCCTACCTCGAAAAGACGTGACTCGATTTGCAGATGAAATGGAAGATTCTTCACCCTGCTGGGTTCAGAATGACAGAGGTCTATTCATTAATCTGCTGGTCTTGAGTAGCCAGTGTGCCGCGAATGACAGCGCGAACGATTTTATTGCGGTTGGCCTTGCCTAAGAGGGTGCGCAATTCGTAATAAACGGTTGGATCTTTAATCAGGCCACCCAAGGTTCCATCACCTTTTTCTAAGCGATCTAAGATGGTTTTTAAATCATAACTCGCATCTTTTAAATTCGCAAAGATGCGCGCCAAATTGGTGGACCCACTTTGCCCGGCCCAACTCCCGGTTAGCACCGCTAAATTATGAACCACGGCTTTGCCTTCGGGGTCGTAAATCAGGGCGTGCAAGAGACCATCGCCTTTATCTACTTTGGCTAAAATATTGTCGACACTTCGCATAATACCCGCAAAACTCTTTTTGGTTTTTTCGCCCTCTTCCCCCTCCAACATTTTATTGAGATTTACAGAAACTTTATTGATGTTATCTAATAGCTCGCCGGCCTTATCAAAATATTCGGTAAAGCTAGGCACATTTCCACCTTTTAAAACTTCGCCATCTTTGAGCACCTTTTGATCGGGCGTACCCACACTAACAAAAACCGCTTTGTCTCCCAATAAACCTTGTGTCACAATAGAGGCCTCGCTGTCTTCACGGATGCGGTCTTTGTATTCTGCGCTGATGCGTAAAATAATTTTAACATCTTTATTGGCAGGGTCTTTGGTAAAGGTAATGGCATCAACAAAACCTACAGTAATACCCGCCAAATGTATGGGGGCACCCACTCTCAGCCCGCTAATGTCATTGAAGTAGGTTACTAATTTATAATGGGAAGAAAAAAGTTTCTTTTCCCGCCCCAACATAAAAATGATACTCGCCGTAACAAGCAATCCCACTAAAACAAAAACCCCTACTTTGATTTGGTCAGAAAGGCGTTCTTCCATATGACGTTGCTCCCGTTACTAATTAAACACAAAAATCGGTAACCGCTTTATTTTTAGAATTTTTAAATTCTTCTACCGCGCCCACGAATTCAATTTTTCGGTTATACACTAAAGCTAAACGATTAGAAATCCGAAACGCACTGGGCAAATCATGGGTTACGACAATGCTCGTAACTTTTAATTTTTCTTGCATGCGTAAAATGAGTTGATCGATCCGACCTATATTTGCAGGATCTAGGCCCGTGGTGGGTTCGTCATAAAGAATCACTTGAGGATCGGTGGCAATGGCCCGGGCCAACCCCACCCGTTTTTTCATCCCTCCCGATAAATCGGCCGGCATTATTTTTTCAGAACCGGGCAACCCTACCATTTCTAGTTTTTCTTGCACAATCGAACGAATTTTTTCTTCCGAGTAATCAAAATGCTCGCGTAAAGGATAGGCAATATTTTCAAAAACATTGAGCGAATCAAAAAGGGCTGCCCCTTGAAAGAGCATGCCCATCCGCCGACGAATTTCAATGAGTTGTTTTTTTTTGCACTGAGTAATATTAAGATTGTTAAAAAAAATATTTCCACGATCAGGGGGTAATAAACCTAATAACATTTTTAAGAGCACACTTTTGCCCGTGCCCGACCCACCTAACACGGTTATCGTTTCACCTTGCTGAATCTCTAAGTTGAGCCCCTGGTATACCAAGTTTGAGCCAAAGGCTTTATCAACGTTTTGAAATGAAATCAGCACGCCCATGCAACAACCTAAAAGAGTAAGAATAATTTAGTTAAGAAAAAGTCAGAGACAAAGATCGTAATGGCTGCAACGACAACGGATTGAGTGGTAGAAATCCCCACGCCCGCCCCTCCGCCACGTGTATTCATCCCTTGGTAACAAGCAATCACCCCAATAAAAAAACCAAAAAAGAACGACTTGCCTACCCCACTACCAAAGTCATACAACTCGACGGCTTGGGTGATTTGATTCAAGAAAAATTGAGACCCGGTACCTGTTTCTACCGATGAAACCACCATGCCGCCTAAAATACCCAGAAAATCGCCCATCACGGTTAAGAGCGGAGTGCACAACGTGGTGGCAATCACCCGCGGGATAACCAATTTTTGAATAGGGTCGGCACCCATGGCCTCGATGGCTAGGATTTGCTCGGTAATGGCCATGGAACCTAGTTCTGCTGTAATACCAGCGCCGGCACGGGCAGCAATCATGAGGGCGGTTAGCACGGGCCCTAATTCGCGCGTAATGCTCACGCCTACAATTTGACCGGTGTAAATTTCTAAACCAAACCGGGATAACCCCACAATAAATTGCAACGAAAGCACCATGCCGGTAAACACCGAGATAATTCCAACCAACCCAAAGCTGCGCACTCCTACAAATTCAAACTGCCGAAGCACCGCACCAAATTCCATAGAACGTTTAAATAAAACGGCAAAAATTTCCCCAACGAGCTGAGAAAGCCCTCCGATCGTATTGAGCAAATGAGTGATGCCACGGCCCAGAATTAAACTGATTTGAAGCAATTGAGGTTTAAGATTCATTCCCGTTTCTCGAGTAAGGTGAAACCTTTAAAAAAATCTTCGAAACTAGCAACGTTCTGCGAATAAGCTTCGGGGGAGGAAACCAAATAAAAATCGATGAGGCATTGATTTTTTTTAACAGAAACCGCATCGACCAGTGCCGGCAAGCCATCGAGTTTACCGGAATAACGCAGGCGTAAAGCCTCGCGACCATCTAAAATAAATTCGTGGCGATAAAGGGTTTTAAGGTTAGTGAGGCCGTAAAAAAAATCTTTAATGAGAAATTCTAGGCCAATATCGGTGGTGGCTTGATCGCAATAAGATTGGGTAGAAATTGAGGATTGGGTTTCACGATTGTAAAAAGTAATCGCACCACCAATATAATGTTTGCGCACCCAAGCCTTGCCCAAGGGCCCTACTTTATAACGACCCACTTGGGTGATCACAACGCCATGCGAATAGCCTTTGACCTTGCCACTGTGTTTGCCACCGCCAAAGAAACAAGCAGTATTAAAAAGAAAAATGATTAAAAGAGCCCCTATTAATGTCATTCTGAACCCAGCAGGACGGCACTGCGTCATCCCGGGCTTGACCCGGGATCCATGTATGAAATGATTCATAATTGCATTTTTTTATATCTGAATGATAAGAATTTATCTATGAATTCTTTTACCTACCCATGGGACCTGATTCAAAGCAAAATTTTACAAGCTTGTGAACGCGCTCAAAGAAATTTTGGGTTGGTAAAGTTGCTCGCCGTTAGCAAATCGCAAAGTAGCGAAGCCATTCGCCAAGTTTATGCTTTGGGTTGCCGAGATTTTGGAGAAAATTATGTGCAAGAATGGGTTGAAAAACAAAATGAACTTAAAGATCTTTCCTTAAATTGGCATTTAATTGGGCATCTTCAGTCTAACAAAGTTAAAAAAGTCGTGGGGCATTGCAAACTAATTCATTCTGTTGATTCGCTGGCATTGGCCCGCACCATTGATCGCCAAGCTGAAACATTGCGCATTTGCCAACCCGTATTGCTGCAATTAAATTTGGGTGGAGAAGTTCAAAAGTGGGGTTACGCTCTAAAAACCTACCAACAAGAAAAGGGCTCTTTAGCCAGGCTAGAGCATGTGCAAATACAAGGCTTCATGCTCATCCCACCGTTGGCAGAAGATCCTGAAAAAAACCGCGCCCTCTTTCGCCAATTAAAATGTTTGCTTGATGAGGCCAATCAGCATAATGATTTCCCTACTCCTTTGTCTGAACTCTCCATGGGCATGAGCCATGATTTTGAAATAGCGATTGAAGAAGGTGCCACGTGGGTTCGGTTGGGGACTGCATTGTTTGGAGCACGCGCGTGAAAAAGAAAACTAAAATCGGATTTATTGGTTTTGGCAAAATGGCTCAAGCCATTGCCAACCGTGTGTTAGAACAAGGGCTACTGCCCAACAAAAACTTATGGGCCCATGACCCTTACGCTAAGCCTAATCGTAAAGTGCAGTGGGCA of the Deltaproteobacteria bacterium genome contains:
- a CDS encoding DUF444 family protein; amino-acid sequence: MALKIEQDYGRYKEIVRGKLRKELRKYISNGELIGRIGKKYVSIPIPTIDLPHFAYGPNQSGVGQGDGKEGEALGDGDESGGDKAGNSPGFHIEEVEVSLEELAQLLGEELELPKIEPKGSANLLASSNRYSSMRRSGPNSLLHFKRTYKEALKRQIISGAYDPDNPIIVPVKEDKRFRSFKPNELPQRKAVVIYMMDVSGSMGSEQKEIVRTEAFWIDTWLKHNYHGIETRYIIHDAVAREVDYDTFFRTRESGGTIISSAYKLCLQLINEKYDPMEWNIYPFHFSDGDNWSSEDTNECMNLLESDIFPYCNMFCYGQVESEYGSGQFIKDLNERFGSEHEKMITSKIDNKEMILTSIKEFLGKGK
- a CDS encoding serine protein kinase yields the protein MVQSNLMSYLKEKQDLRAFQDLNWEGSFADYLDLVIQNPKVGRTAFQRVYDMIISHGTEEYAEYKKKIVRYKFFSDPFDKGKDAVYGIDLHLMKLVHLFKSAAKRYGTEKRIFLLHGPVGSAKSTITRLLKKGIEAYSKTPEGPLYTFEWRRNGNEDLRYLFGNSEVIPSPMHEEPLRLIPPHLRKEIEDKITASGLCEHRILIEGDLSPPCRYIFKELMHYYKGDWAKMVENHVRVKRLILSEKDRVGIGTFQPKDEKNQDSTELTGDINYRKIAEYGSESDPRAFNFDGEFNIANRGIIEFVEILKLDVAFLYDLLGASQEHVVKPKKFAQTDIDEVIIGHTNEPEYRKLQNNEFMEALRDRTVKVDIPYVTRVSDEIKVYEKDFGPHRIEGIHIAPHTLQVASMWAVLTRLEEPKNANLTLLQKLKLYDGKNLAGFTEDNIKELRKEAQREGLDGISPRYIQDKLSNSLVKEENEGYINPFMVLNELESGLRHHSLIKNQEQRKRYIELLSVVKDEYEDIVKNEVQRAICADEEAISRLCGNYIDNVKAYTQKEKVRNKYTGQYEEPDERLMRSIEEKIDIAESRKDDFRREIMNYIGALAIDGKTFDYRKNERLHKALELKLFEDQKDSIKLTSLVTNVVDKDTQEKIDVVKSRLIKNYGYNEKSATDVLNYVASIFARGDIEKRK
- a CDS encoding MCE family protein, giving the protein MEERLSDQIKVGVFVLVGLLVTASIIFMLGREKKLFSSHYKLVTYFNDISGLRVGAPIHLAGITVGFVDAITFTKDPANKDVKIILRISAEYKDRIREDSEASIVTQGLLGDKAVFVSVGTPDQKVLKDGEVLKGGNVPSFTEYFDKAGELLDNINKVSVNLNKMLEGEEGEKTKKSFAGIMRSVDNILAKVDKGDGLLHALIYDPEGKAVVHNLAVLTGSWAGQSGSTNLARIFANLKDASYDLKTILDRLEKGDGTLGGLIKDPTVYYELRTLLGKANRNKIVRAVIRGTLATQDQQINE
- a CDS encoding ABC transporter ATP-binding protein; the protein is MGVLISFQNVDKAFGSNLVYQGLNLEIQQGETITVLGGSGTGKSVLLKMLLGLLPPDRGNIFFNNLNITQCKKKQLIEIRRRMGMLFQGAALFDSLNVFENIAYPLREHFDYSEEKIRSIVQEKLEMVGLPGSEKIMPADLSGGMKKRVGLARAIATDPQVILYDEPTTGLDPANIGRIDQLILRMQEKLKVTSIVVTHDLPSAFRISNRLALVYNRKIEFVGAVEEFKNSKNKAVTDFCV
- a CDS encoding ABC transporter permease gives rise to the protein MNLKPQLLQISLILGRGITHLLNTIGGLSQLVGEIFAVLFKRSMEFGAVLRQFEFVGVRSFGLVGIISVFTGMVLSLQFIVGLSRFGLEIYTGQIVGVSITRELGPVLTALMIAARAGAGITAELGSMAITEQILAIEAMGADPIQKLVIPRVIATTLCTPLLTVMGDFLGILGGMVVSSVETGTGSQFFLNQITQAVELYDFGSGVGKSFFFGFFIGVIACYQGMNTRGGGAGVGISTTQSVVVAAITIFVSDFFLTKLFLLF
- a CDS encoding YggS family pyridoxal phosphate-dependent enzyme, whose amino-acid sequence is MNSFTYPWDLIQSKILQACERAQRNFGLVKLLAVSKSQSSEAIRQVYALGCRDFGENYVQEWVEKQNELKDLSLNWHLIGHLQSNKVKKVVGHCKLIHSVDSLALARTIDRQAETLRICQPVLLQLNLGGEVQKWGYALKTYQQEKGSLARLEHVQIQGFMLIPPLAEDPEKNRALFRQLKCLLDEANQHNDFPTPLSELSMGMSHDFEIAIEEGATWVRLGTALFGARA